A genomic region of Phragmites australis chromosome 2, lpPhrAust1.1, whole genome shotgun sequence contains the following coding sequences:
- the LOC133909456 gene encoding glycine-rich RNA-binding protein 2, mitochondrial-like, whose product MAAFNKLGSLLRHSVLTSGASAGSSPAVFNAARLMSTKLFVGGLSWGTDDQSLREAFSSFGEVTEARVITDRETGRSRGFGFVNFSNSEDAKSAVSSMDGQELQGRSVRVNFANERPAGSQSYSGGGGYGGGGYSSGGGNQGYGAGGQGGGY is encoded by the exons ATGGCGGCCTTCAACAAGCTCGGCAGCCTTCTAAGGCACAGCGTTCTGACGAGCGGCGCATCCGCTGGCTCATCGCCTGCAGTGTTCAATGCTGCTCGGCTTATGTCCACCAAGCTTTTCGTTGGTG GTCTTTCCTGGGGTACCGATGACCAGTCTCTGAGAGAAGCATTTAGCAGCTTCGGAGAGGTTACTGAAG CGCGGGTGATCACGGACAGGGAGACTGGAAGGTCAAGAGGCTTTGGCTTTGTGAACTTCAGCAACAGTGAAGATGCCAAGAGTGCTGTATCTAGCATGGACGGTCAG GAACTCCAAGGGCGTAGCGTCCGTGTGAACTTCGCTAACGAGAGACCTGCCGGGAGCCAAAGCTACAGTGGTGGAGGTGGCTATGGCGGAGGTGGCTACAGTAGTGGCGGAGGCAACCAAGGCTATGGTGCTGGAGGCCAGGGTGGTGGTTATTAA
- the LOC133909458 gene encoding uncharacterized protein LOC133909458, which produces MNPPRPEPGLPRRHHLVHLHLDPRHHHHVHIHLCHHHHHGAHPPAPAPPAHLHHHQQHPSPLFSPNAYTSAAPWQPEPSSAAVGEVTEDLDPEPALRTEQAEEEEEEEPVFVLTDEWAEFFAKSDAKRRLAKQKKNQGRK; this is translated from the exons ATGAATCCGCCGCGCCCAGAGCCCGGCCTtccccgccgccaccacctggtccacctccacctcgacccccgccaccaccaccacgtcCACATCCACCTctgccaccatcaccaccacggCGCCCACCCGCCCGCTCCCGCGCCGCCggcccacctccaccaccaccagcagcaccCGTCTCCCTTGTTCTCCCCAAACGCCTACACGAGCGCGGCGCCCTGGCAGCCGGAGCCGTCCTCCGCTGCCGTAGGAGAGGTGACGGAGGATTTGGATCCCGAGCCGGCGCTGCGCACGGAGCaagctgaggaggaggaggaggaggagccggtgTTTGTGCTAACGGACGAGTGGGCAGAATTCTTCGCCAAATCCGACGCCAAGAGGAGACTGG CTAAACAGAAGAAGAACCAGGGCCGGAAGTGA